TTTTGTACCAGCTTTATCAGTCATCTCAACTTCTATCTTATCGCCTAGTTTTATCTTGTGATCGTACTCAAAGCTTAGCACGCCATTAGTTGGCTTAGTAGTACCAACAGAGATAACCTCGGTAGTTCCGTCAGCTCTTACCATTTTTATACTCTCAATCTTATCACCCTCTTCATAGTTTTTGAGATTAAATTTAAGCGTATGGTGTAGTCCCTCGCCATCATTTTCGATGATCTTGATGTTTTCTATAGTAACTGGTGTTTTATCAACTACAAATTCGCTAACTATCGTGCTCTTGTCGCCATTTGCGAATATTGCAGTTGCTTTGATGTTATAGTTACCATCCTCTAAGTTATCAGATGTGACTTCAAATTTACCATTTGAAAATTCGCTTTGGCTAAGCTCTTTTGTAAAGACCTTATGTCCATTTTTATCAAGAACAGTAATGATCGCTTTAGTTGCACTGCTATCTATGCTGCCCGTAAATGTCGGAGTCTTATCGCTTAGTACTGGTAGTGGTGCATTAGATGAAAATTTATCAGTTTGAGCGATGTCATCAGTTGTATATTTATAATATTTAGTTGCATCGTTTATACCTGTATTTGTATTTGCACTTACATTGCTTGCGTCATCATCGGTCGCGTCTATCAGATCTGTGTTAGCGACATTTAGCTTAGTTGATTCTGCCTGCGCCTCGTTGCCTACAAGGTCGCTAACCTTAGCTGTGTATGTTGCTTTTGGATCGCTTGTTTTAAACTCAACTTCATATTTGCCATCTACCACTTTAGCTGTATGGCTCTCGCCTGTGCTTGATGTGACAGTTACGATCTGTCCGTCTTCTACATTATCCACAGTTCCTGTGATCTTTTGAGTTACTTTATAGACATTTCTTGTTACTGTATCTACGTAGCTGTCAAAGTCGGTTGAATTTAGTTTTATGCCACTTGCCTCTGAGCCAAGTATGCTCTCAGGTCCGCCATCTTTTGAAACTGTTAGTTTTAGCTTACCCCAAAAGATATAGTTTGCATAGCTCATATCAAAGTCATAGTAACCTGCTTTATCAACGTGTAAAGTTGTAACTGTGGCTCTATTTCCCGAGTGGATAGTGTCATAATCAACCATAGTAACGCCATCAACCTTAAATCTTACGCTATCATCAGTGCCTTTTGCGTCAAATTTATAATCCCCTGGCTCAAGATACATAGTGCCTTTTAAATTTATCATCGCACCAGCTGTTGTGTTTTTGCCATTAGGAGCATCTCTTACGATATGAATATCGCTACCTTTTGCGTTGTCGATAAAGTACTCAAGCGCTTTGAAATTTGGAGCTACCCACTCATTATTTGGAGTTATTAAATTTCCGTCAAGATCTCTTGCTCCGCGCACAAATGTGCTGTTATGAGCGCCGTCAAGGCCTGAGACTGTTCCAGCATCGCTATCAACATTATCTCTATCGCCGCCTTTGCCTTGTTGGAAATTTAGCTCTTTTGCTTTAAAGCTTGCCCAAGGTTTGGTGTTATTCATATAGTATTCGACAAAATCATTTTGCTTCATACCGTTATGAGCGTATGTTGTATTATTAAAGGCATAAGGTCTTAGCTCAGTACCTCTTACGCCTTCTTCATAGATATGGTTAAACCAGAAATTTCCTTTTAGTCCGCTACTCATCTCAGACTCTTTTACAAGGCTCATCTCAGTTTCAACGTTTATAGTTATTTTTGCAACTGTATCAAGCACAAAGCTACCAGTATCGGTTGCAGTATTGCCGTCTCTTCCAGTTGCTACTATTTTTACTTCATAATCGCCATCATGGCTACCATTTACGCTTAACTCGTTAGTTGTAAATTTAAATTTACCATCAGCATAGTCGCTTGGATTTAGAGTTTTTGTAAAGACTTCGTGTCCGTTCTTGTCAAGAACGCTAACAACCGCTCTTACAGCAGTAGGCTCAACTGTGCCACTTATGGTTGGAGTAGCATCATTTGTGCGAGGTACGCTTGGTGCGTCTAAGCTATAATCACCAGTTATAGTGCCAAGATCATCAGTTAAAGTTTTGATATCAACGCTGATTGGAGGTATTACTGGTGCCACAGGAGTTGCATCGCCTGCGTCATTGCCGTCATTGTAGCCGCCGATTGAGTTCTCTGGAGTTTGAAAGGCTCTGTTTGAGTCAGGTAAATTTCTATAATCATCAGTGATGTTTGAGTAGTGACCGCCCTCTTCAAAGCTTGCAGCACCTAAGCTTACGCCGTCTCCACCAGCGTTGCCACCTTGGTTACCACCAGCTGCAGTCTCTTCAAGATCAGTGATGTTTGCACCATCAAGAAGTGCTTTTTGGATAGCGCTTACATCAGCTACGCTATCGTCACCAAAGCTATCGTTGTGAGCTACGCTCTTGTCTAAATTTAGGGTATCTTTTCCGATGATCGCGATGTCTTTACCATCGTTTGCAGTTATGACTACTTTTGAGTCAAAATCAGTTGTCTGTATAGTCTCACCAAGAAAAATTTCATCGCCTACTTTTAACACTCTTTGTGTGCCATCCTTTGCAGTTGCGATTACATTTGCTCCTTGTGAGATGCTTTTTATAACGCCTATCCTTGTTGCCATTTTACTTCCTTATCTAAAAAATTTTGAACGTATTTTAATATCTTAAAAGAGCTTTGTAAATTGTACTATGGTACTAAATTTTGAAATTTTGTAAGAATTTGCCCTAGTTTTGGGAGACTAGGGCATGAAATTTAAGAGTGTAAGACTATTTCGTCTTTTATCTCGATGGTAAATGTCGTGCCATTAGACGTAGCTGAGTACTCTGTATACCCTTCAGAATTTACCCCACCTTTGCTAAAGGCTGACATATCTACTTGATCACCCGCCTCGCCATCTATCCTAAGAGTGTTATTAAGATTTCCACGAGTGATATTTAGCACATCATCTATAGTTAAATTTAGCGTTACATTGTTTGCGCTTCCGCCAAGGCTAACTTTTTCAAAGCCGGCCACCTTGCTAAAGTCGATATTTCCAGCAATATCTAGCGTATCGTTACCTTCACCGCCTTGGATGATGATGCCGTCATGCTCTAAATGACCACCACCCAGAAAAGTCATAGCATCATCATTAACCACCGCATCTTTGCCGATATGTATGATGTCATCGCCACTACCTAGGTTAATAGCACTTACGCCAGGGCTATACATACCGCCCCCTGCTTTTTCTAGACCGCCATTTAAATTTGCAACGTCATTACCATCACCCATTTCTATGCCAGCATTTTTAAGAACAGCACCCTTGTCGATATTTAGCGTATCGTCTCCTGCGCCCATTCTTACGCCAACATAGTGGCTAACTAGGTTATTATCGCTACTCGTATAAGTACCACCAAGTGTAGTGCCTGCACCAAATGTTATAGTATCGTTGCCATCATCTGTATTTATACTTAAGCCACCGGATTTGTTTTCACCAGTGAAATTTATAGTATCGTTGCCATTTCCGGTATCTATATCGGCATAGCTTGAAGAGTCAGCCTTGCTTAGGTTGTTACCACCATTTAAATTTATCGTATCGTCGCCGTCTCCATATCTTAGGCCAACCCTATTTGTAGCTGTTAAATTTGATATGTTTGCAACTGATGAGACACCGCTAAATGAACCGATACTAGCTTGATCTACTGTAATATCATCTATAACGATATCTTTAGATGAAAAGTAGTTAGCGCCCCCAGTATATGATCCGCCTTTTACTTCAAGATAATCTTGTGCATTAGCTGTGACGTGATCTCCTATGATATTAGTAAGTTTTACATTTTGCACGCCAAGATTGACGTCTGCGGCGGTATTTACGCCAAAATTTATCTCTACATTTCTAAATGTAGAGTCTGAAAATTCTACATTACTAGTTTCGCCAGCTTTTGTGTAACTAGTTGCAGTATCTAAGCGAACATCTTCTAAGGTCACATGGCTTCCCTTGGCGGTATTTTCTCCAGCGTTCATATTTATAAACACTTTTTCAACTTTTACGCCATCTTTAAAATTTACAGTGTCGTCGCCATCACCCATAGAAACAGTATTTTTATTTCTCCAGTCAGAGCCTACACCGGTAATATTTGCATTTATATTTAGCTCATTAGTACCTGAGGCATCATGTGCGTTGTAGCTTGGATCATTTGTTGTTGCACCAAGATTAATTGAAGCTTTGTTCATGGTTAGATCAGCATTGATATTTACCACATCATCGCCACTATAAAGATCTATACTTGTACTATTAGCGTTTGAGCCGCTATTTGCTGTGCCACTAATAGTAACCTCTTTATCAAAATTTACTACGTCGTTACCAGAGCCAGTATCTAAGTGTAAATTTTCTAAATTTGCTTTTATGCTAACCGTATCATCACCATCATTTGTATTTAAATTTGTATGGTTTGCGATATTGCCTTTGATATCTTTATTTAGCTCGATGTTGTCGTCATTATCTATTATTTTGCCTTCGGCCATATTTGCATTAGTTGTTGGTAGCAGATAACTACTGCTTGGCGTGACACTTAGTTTTACACCCTCTTTAAATACAGCAAAATTATCAACCATATCAGTTTTTTGTACATTGTCGATAGTCATGCCTTGAGGGCCAGTGTTCTCACCCTCGTTTTGGTTGTGATGCAAAGGACCTTTTGTGGTGTCTTGGCCGTTATCGTCAAGCACCTTTATCCTTACTTGCACTTTTGAGATATCTTCTATATTTACGCCAGTTATCGTGTAGCCTGATAGTGGATGAAATGTCGCACCATTGTCAGTTGAGTACTCAACCACGTTTGAATAATCCTCTCCTCTAGTGCCACCGAGGAAATTTAAACCTAGATCTGTGGTCTCGCCACTTGGACTTACCGGAGTGCCTGATAGACCTAGTTTATAAACAAGATAGTGTCCGCCCTCGCCGTTTGCTCCTGCGCCACTCTCTCTTACCTCGCTAGTAGCAGGATCGATGCTAGTAGTGATCTCTACTGCGCCAGGACGAGGCGTGATGACTGGAGGATTAGCAGGTGAAGGAGTGCCTGGAGTTACAGTGACGCCAGGAGTGCTTGGCGTACTCGGAGTTGGTGGCGTTACTGGAGTGCTTGGTGTGCTTGGAGTGACAGGTGTAGCTGGTGAGATAGGAGTTGTCGTATCTGCATCTGTGCCTGCATCATTATAGCCGCCTATTGAGTTTTCTGGGGTTTGAAAAGCTCTATTTGCATCGGTTAAATTTCTATAGTTTTCATTGATATTTGAGTAGTGGCCACCCTCAGCAAAGCTTGCAGCTCCCAAACTCACGCCATCTCCAGTAGCATTACCACCGCCTTGGTTGCCACCAGCTGCAGTCTCTTCAAGGTCTGTGATGTTTGCGCCGTTTAGCAAGGCTTTTTGGATAGAGGCTATCTCTGGGTTGTCACTAAGTGCATTTGCCTCTTTGTCTAGGCTCAGACTTTCGCCATTTTGCAAGCTGACCTCTTTGCCGTCGTTTGCTGCGATCACTGCTTTTGTAGAGCCATTAGCTTTTATCGTTTCGCCTTCAAAAATGCTATCGCCCACCTTCAAGACTCTTTCGTTGCCACTTTTATCAACAGCTACGACTTCACCGCCTAGGATATTTTTGATAACGCCTAACTTTTGCATCTTAGTGCCTCCCTTTGGATTTTATTGATCTATATCAAGATTTTAGCTAAGAAAAAAATTTAGTTATATTGTACTTTGGTACAATACACTTAAGAAAAGCCTAAGTTTAGGGGTTAATAATGTGTAAATTTTTTATAAATGTGTGAAAATTTTTATATTTATCTATATAAATTTTAAAATTTTAAGTTTTTGTTCATCAAAATGATATAGTAGTTGATAAAATAACCCAAAAATGTCACAAAATTTTTTTCATTTTAAACGTATAAATTCTTAATCAAAAAAGCCTTTATCTAGCCTTATTGCAACTAAATTTAGACTTTTTATATCAAAATGTTTTTTATTTATAACTATCATAAATTTATACCCACTTGTGACATAAATTTTCTTAAGTTTATCTATCAAATTTTGCAAATTTTCATCTCTTTTTCTATAAATTTTAGCTTGTAGTGACATAAATTTATCACTACCTTTAAGATATTATTAGATAAAAATATTAATTTTGCTATTTTGAATTTATGCTTTTTCACACTCAGCTACTAAGATATACCCACTCTCGCTGATGTTTTTAAATTTAACGCCAAGCTCGCGTTTTAGGCGCAAAACGACATTTTGTATAGCAGCCTTGCTCACCTCGGTGCTCTCATAGACAAATTCCTCTATCATCTCGTAGGTCACGAGCTTGTTTAGGT
This genomic stretch from Campylobacter concisus harbors:
- a CDS encoding Ig-like domain-containing protein: MATRIGVIKSISQGANVIATAKDGTQRVLKVGDEIFLGETIQTTDFDSKVVITANDGKDIAIIGKDTLNLDKSVAHNDSFGDDSVADVSAIQKALLDGANITDLEETAAGGNQGGNAGGDGVSLGAASFEEGGHYSNITDDYRNLPDSNRAFQTPENSIGGYNDGNDAGDATPVAPVIPPISVDIKTLTDDLGTITGDYSLDAPSVPRTNDATPTISGTVEPTAVRAVVSVLDKNGHEVFTKTLNPSDYADGKFKFTTNELSVNGSHDGDYEVKIVATGRDGNTATDTGSFVLDTVAKITINVETEMSLVKESEMSSGLKGNFWFNHIYEEGVRGTELRPYAFNNTTYAHNGMKQNDFVEYYMNNTKPWASFKAKELNFQQGKGGDRDNVDSDAGTVSGLDGAHNSTFVRGARDLDGNLITPNNEWVAPNFKALEYFIDNAKGSDIHIVRDAPNGKNTTAGAMINLKGTMYLEPGDYKFDAKGTDDSVRFKVDGVTMVDYDTIHSGNRATVTTLHVDKAGYYDFDMSYANYIFWGKLKLTVSKDGGPESILGSEASGIKLNSTDFDSYVDTVTRNVYKVTQKITGTVDNVEDGQIVTVTSSTGESHTAKVVDGKYEVEFKTSDPKATYTAKVSDLVGNEAQAESTKLNVANTDLIDATDDDASNVSANTNTGINDATKYYKYTTDDIAQTDKFSSNAPLPVLSDKTPTFTGSIDSSATKAIITVLDKNGHKVFTKELSQSEFSNGKFEVTSDNLEDGNYNIKATAIFANGDKSTIVSEFVVDKTPVTIENIKIIENDGEGLHHTLKFNLKNYEEGDKIESIKMVRADGTTEVISVGTTKPTNGVLSFEYDHKIKLGDKIEVEMTDKAGTKYTHVNEILVPTMTQFENGNDTTTNANNRSAEKLWGTMEMSEDGLRADGSRIVSNDAIPYLRAVIPEDATAGNASNNQTVSEFLNSGRGITWGTGDVRFVATNVDKGVSKDLLSQSIEKPIGNVTPDHYNRLTGYNNRLDAAGKMADGVYDVSIKGKYQGGDELLYNSIRFTIDATAATINDSKLHYDAAANKTTWSGNLSENGVGASYTLKEHFEEAVKGIALKDSITLRGADGHIITANSVTLDDNGNFEAVFNGDVKASDVYLQVSDIAKNTRVVAENNNDNVITTSEGNDIINVGNGDNIIHAGRGENEIRTGNGNNVIITGDNNDVITTGSGNDYIDAGRSGYTGMNKGDLVNAGAGNDKVVFTFDNPRAALSQSLDGGTGTDTLIMRPVAKDGTIDFDKIDNKSLTNAIKSFEEIQLGMDEHGNDNQDVKLLNLKADNVFSITDDVNTILKISGDNKDSVSLKGFTEATDQSGVQAGYTRYEGQTSTATPTTIYIDVDNDINKQLV
- a CDS encoding retention module-containing protein, which translates into the protein MQKLGVIKNILGGEVVAVDKSGNERVLKVGDSIFEGETIKANGSTKAVIAANDGKEVSLQNGESLSLDKEANALSDNPEIASIQKALLNGANITDLEETAAGGNQGGGNATGDGVSLGAASFAEGGHYSNINENYRNLTDANRAFQTPENSIGGYNDAGTDADTTTPISPATPVTPSTPSTPVTPPTPSTPSTPGVTVTPGTPSPANPPVITPRPGAVEITTSIDPATSEVRESGAGANGEGGHYLVYKLGLSGTPVSPSGETTDLGLNFLGGTRGEDYSNVVEYSTDNGATFHPLSGYTITGVNIEDISKVQVRIKVLDDNGQDTTKGPLHHNQNEGENTGPQGMTIDNVQKTDMVDNFAVFKEGVKLSVTPSSSYLLPTTNANMAEGKIIDNDDNIELNKDIKGNIANHTNLNTNDGDDTVSIKANLENLHLDTGSGNDVVNFDKEVTISGTANSGSNANSTSIDLYSGDDVVNINADLTMNKASINLGATTNDPSYNAHDASGTNELNINANITGVGSDWRNKNTVSMGDGDDTVNFKDGVKVEKVFINMNAGENTAKGSHVTLEDVRLDTATSYTKAGETSNVEFSDSTFRNVEINFGVNTAADVNLGVQNVKLTNIIGDHVTANAQDYLEVKGGSYTGGANYFSSKDIVIDDITVDQASIGSFSGVSSVANISNLTATNRVGLRYGDGDDTINLNGGNNLSKADSSSYADIDTGNGNDTINFTGENKSGGLSINTDDGNDTITFGAGTTLGGTYTSSDNNLVSHYVGVRMGAGDDTLNIDKGAVLKNAGIEMGDGNDVANLNGGLEKAGGGMYSPGVSAINLGSGDDIIHIGKDAVVNDDAMTFLGGGHLEHDGIIIQGGEGNDTLDIAGNIDFSKVAGFEKVSLGGSANNVTLNLTIDDVLNITRGNLNNTLRIDGEAGDQVDMSAFSKGGVNSEGYTEYSATSNGTTFTIEIKDEIVLHS